A genomic segment from Persephonella marina EX-H1 encodes:
- a CDS encoding type-F conjugative transfer system pilin assembly protein TrbC, with amino-acid sequence MLFRISISLIFGICVSAFALTDEEQKYVEENKTNIQEVEKNFKELTEKKQKVDEEMLMVKPENLKEVGKFKSLTENKADVSEYKKLGENVNLKLLENIYGKNWLDIRLKLEGKPEKKNLIFYLFSTSVPMQTVKNVFLASQKYENLEFYGVLRGISKKTWKYLNSLDEAMNNMTVKVNPLIFKAVDAEVVPAFVIAECPERPYGIIRSKSCKFKAVLYGDVSLDFAVEKFKEEGLWKE; translated from the coding sequence TTGCTGTTTAGGATTTCAATTTCCTTAATCTTTGGAATATGTGTATCCGCTTTTGCTTTAACAGACGAGGAACAGAAGTATGTAGAGGAAAACAAAACAAATATCCAAGAAGTAGAGAAAAACTTTAAGGAACTGACGGAGAAGAAACAAAAGGTGGATGAGGAGATGTTAATGGTTAAACCAGAAAATTTAAAGGAGGTAGGAAAGTTTAAAAGCCTCACAGAAAATAAGGCTGATGTTTCAGAATACAAAAAACTTGGAGAGAATGTAAACCTAAAGCTTTTAGAAAACATCTATGGTAAGAACTGGCTTGATATTCGTTTAAAACTTGAAGGAAAACCAGAAAAGAAAAACCTAATTTTCTATTTATTCTCAACATCCGTTCCTATGCAAACTGTGAAAAATGTATTTTTAGCTTCACAGAAGTATGAAAACTTAGAGTTTTATGGGGTATTAAGAGGAATAAGCAAAAAAACTTGGAAATATCTAAACTCTTTAGATGAAGCTATGAATAATATGACTGTAAAGGTAAATCCATTAATTTTCAAAGCTGTAGATGCAGAAGTAGTTCCTGCTTTTGTGATAGCTGAATGCCCAGAAAGACCTTATGGGATTATCAGAAGTAAATCTTGTAAATTCAAAGCAGTTTTGTATGGAGATGTTTCCCTTGATTTTGCAGTAGAAAAATTTAAAGAGGAAGGATTATGGAAAGAATAA
- a CDS encoding TraU family protein, producing the protein MIRKVLMTLISSFSISLAATPPCINPISTVDWSFFADTIEFKGTCVCSTSGAIKVGVKLQLAEPIAFIETPNKAWDFICFGSTRDKFSVQKKDGTNLGKKGAKTNAHYIKYPVFGVLNITFDNLCTMHDLEFDIIPTGLSEINPLLWDDELAMIAQPWKLLFANPIAQVLCLADCVSSSVVFPSNVDTFETVRNGLFYCAGCWGAIQPNTTTTRGKDSVVESALTAVKLIDLLHESLQLKVYKEVSGLGWASNFSSGFPIPSDVACQPKFFPVIVKSQYWLNLSYPVAWDAIPIGDFPPKWSWFKKYPSKEENIWTIWRIRNCCLGFQFP; encoded by the coding sequence ATGATAAGAAAAGTGTTGATGACACTAATAAGTAGCTTTAGTATAAGTTTAGCCGCTACACCACCTTGTATTAATCCGATTTCAACGGTTGACTGGTCTTTCTTTGCAGACACGATAGAGTTTAAAGGAACTTGTGTATGTTCTACATCTGGAGCTATAAAAGTTGGAGTAAAACTTCAGCTTGCAGAACCCATTGCCTTCATAGAGACACCAAACAAAGCATGGGATTTTATTTGTTTTGGTTCTACGAGAGATAAATTCTCTGTTCAGAAAAAGGATGGAACAAATTTAGGCAAGAAAGGGGCTAAAACCAACGCACATTACATAAAATACCCTGTTTTTGGCGTTCTAAATATAACATTTGATAACCTCTGCACTATGCATGATTTAGAGTTTGATATTATTCCTACCGGTTTATCAGAGATAAACCCTTTACTATGGGATGATGAACTGGCTATGATTGCCCAACCTTGGAAATTACTATTTGCAAATCCAATAGCACAGGTTCTATGTCTTGCTGATTGTGTTTCAAGTTCAGTAGTTTTTCCTTCAAATGTAGATACATTTGAAACGGTTAGAAATGGACTTTTCTATTGTGCTGGTTGTTGGGGGGCAATACAACCCAACACCACCACAACCAGAGGTAAGGATAGTGTTGTAGAAAGTGCCTTAACGGCTGTAAAGCTAATAGACCTGCTTCATGAAAGCCTGCAACTCAAAGTCTATAAAGAAGTATCTGGTCTTGGATGGGCAAGTAATTTTTCAAGCGGTTTTCCTATCCCTTCTGATGTAGCATGTCAACCTAAATTCTTTCCAGTTATTGTTAAGAGCCAATACTGGCTTAATCTTTCCTACCCTGTGGCTTGGGATGCAATCCCGATTGGAGACTTTCCACCCAAATGGAGCTGGTTCAAAAAATATCCATCAAAAGAGGAAAACATCTGGACTATCTGGAGGATTAGAAATTGCTGTTTAGGATTTCAATTTCCTTAA
- a CDS encoding type II toxin-antitoxin system RelB/DinJ family antitoxin, which translates to MAKKKAVKKAVAGLGMEKETSISLRIDKQTKEEFKRTVEEMGLDMTSAIKLYIKKVIREKRIPFEVEG; encoded by the coding sequence ATGGCGAAGAAAAAAGCAGTAAAAAAAGCAGTTGCAGGTCTTGGTATGGAGAAGGAAACATCTATTTCTTTAAGAATTGACAAACAAACAAAGGAAGAATTTAAAAGAACCGTAGAAGAAATGGGGTTGGATATGACCTCTGCTATAAAACTGTATATAAAGAAGGTAATAAGGGAAAAAAGAATACCTTTTGAGGTGGAAGGATGA
- a CDS encoding conjugal transfer protein TraG N-terminal domain-containing protein, producing the protein MAIDLDLYTVGNIETLSQVYKYLVLILGDSFIGTVIKITAVWGLIFAILASAFKGRFSIWIYHFLMTYVLFQIFFMPVVRLTIIDTKLDRTYVVDNVPFGVGFIASMASGFSYKLTNLIDNAFHTGTVVVWGPGTGSYVAGVDYSRMGFAGMFDYLKMGLKIDPRLVQTKFNAVYEMQAYIEQCFFPYVSTLSATEIDNLRKSNNLLADLRVDNSFLMSYNGTTWTCDDFYDNKLVPDWNDFVNTGATTPQLFGFADYMTVRMVDSINAMTNASMSFNQIITQSGIINMIKESYFTSGLADDMNNRLLAGYAVGRAEEQAKLMGKAMFLWAKKVIPFMQGFLEAFFVILFPFLIILLFIPLVSFGGVQPAIGYLKVIVWVYLFIPILAIIDGMIKLQAINKTIAWLNSVGLQGITLGDYGFLLEQADFYPAIAGFAAMSTPLWAWMLLKGFEAGVHGISALVGSMGSQFVGQEAGAANITRNMTRDSRELMANMGAGQSPVEALSNAGTWMYKENTNLGGLYSSLGAYNAHSILESQLGIGGAVQTTTAQALYGLTHSGGRGMAAWNASGGNVMNMLNTGAMTSPAQIIERDYGTLGLKYDAQGNLVAAEFNTGIKSDMMQANLQTTFSQSRNDVISTAWNAVWGNSQTYQKAYQSTSAITEQFLKDYTSGTGIEDRASFDNRAEVKEAFTDAKELRDTLTEEYGLSKDKANQFVAEFTTGLSAAAAKNGGKLDINTVKDVFKSVLSKFKADGSVGAKGIENFEETEAWKEATQYADNKSYQIVQDTALSYTTSHNAYFNRVKQEKGAELQDVSYQDLQQFHENWQKAEQITAQINRAFNQTQTELGSLNTNNLIGFIRWMNGGHIDKQKETMMMDRILTAVANNDKPFLDNLSKAYTAYVMEMQGMTDVSPGVSKFFTQKQAFLNMVQGQVDNAAVNIATHFNQHYEGINTLRNMAGVSPYQNLQAEAGDRFAYVGSNQASIENGVYAGKGNIKPISKPQWTGEVEQYTKDPTNPIELGKNIVNYGKEHGAWGTAMAVGTGSVILGTAMEYAPWAKQAFDTMKSGASKVWTTIRTAEPIAEMGTGRWAQFAAGGRLLTIPVGTTAGVAMAATTVPLAAVGGWAIGTAINNKWGDDIYNNFTEPVLDWIGEKTGWWKPVGGNK; encoded by the coding sequence ATGGCTATTGATTTAGACCTTTATACAGTTGGGAACATAGAAACCTTATCACAGGTATATAAGTATCTGGTTTTAATACTGGGTGATAGTTTTATAGGAACTGTTATAAAAATCACAGCTGTATGGGGGCTGATTTTTGCCATTCTTGCTTCTGCTTTCAAGGGTCGGTTTTCCATCTGGATATATCATTTCTTGATGACCTATGTTCTTTTCCAGATATTCTTTATGCCTGTTGTTCGGCTTACCATCATAGATACAAAGCTTGATAGAACTTATGTTGTGGATAATGTGCCTTTTGGAGTGGGTTTTATTGCTTCAATGGCAAGTGGATTTTCTTATAAACTTACAAACCTAATAGATAATGCTTTTCATACTGGAACTGTTGTTGTCTGGGGACCGGGAACTGGTAGTTATGTGGCAGGCGTTGATTATTCCAGAATGGGCTTTGCTGGAATGTTTGACTATTTAAAGATGGGGCTAAAAATAGACCCACGGCTTGTTCAAACAAAATTTAATGCTGTTTATGAAATGCAAGCTTATATAGAACAGTGTTTCTTTCCTTATGTGTCAACCTTAAGTGCAACGGAAATAGATAATCTTAGAAAAAGCAATAACCTGTTAGCAGATTTAAGAGTAGATAATTCTTTCCTTATGAGTTATAACGGCACTACTTGGACTTGTGATGATTTTTATGACAATAAACTCGTTCCTGATTGGAATGATTTTGTAAATACTGGAGCTACTACACCACAACTCTTTGGCTTTGCAGACTATATGACTGTTCGTATGGTTGATAGTATCAATGCAATGACTAATGCAAGCATGTCATTTAACCAGATAATTACCCAGTCAGGAATTATCAATATGATAAAGGAAAGCTATTTTACTTCTGGTCTTGCCGATGACATGAATAATAGACTACTTGCTGGATATGCTGTCGGTAGGGCTGAAGAACAGGCAAAGCTTATGGGTAAAGCAATGTTCTTATGGGCTAAAAAGGTTATTCCATTTATGCAAGGCTTCCTTGAGGCATTCTTTGTAATTCTGTTTCCGTTTTTAATAATCTTATTGTTTATACCACTTGTTTCTTTCGGGGGTGTCCAGCCAGCTATTGGATACCTTAAGGTGATAGTATGGGTTTATCTTTTTATTCCGATTTTAGCAATAATAGATGGAATGATAAAACTACAAGCTATAAATAAAACAATAGCTTGGCTTAATTCTGTTGGACTTCAGGGTATTACACTTGGAGACTATGGGTTCTTGTTGGAACAGGCAGATTTTTATCCTGCAATTGCTGGATTTGCCGCAATGTCAACTCCACTTTGGGCTTGGATGCTATTAAAGGGTTTTGAGGCAGGAGTTCATGGAATTAGTGCATTAGTAGGTTCTATGGGAAGTCAATTTGTAGGACAGGAAGCTGGAGCTGCAAACATAACAAGAAATATGACAAGAGACAGCAGAGAGCTTATGGCAAATATGGGTGCTGGTCAATCTCCAGTAGAGGCGTTATCCAATGCAGGAACTTGGATGTATAAAGAAAATACAAATTTAGGCGGGTTATATAGCAGTTTAGGTGCTTATAATGCACATTCTATTTTAGAAAGTCAACTTGGCATTGGAGGGGCTGTTCAGACAACAACAGCACAAGCTTTATATGGACTTACACACTCAGGTGGTAGAGGTATGGCTGCTTGGAATGCCTCTGGTGGAAATGTAATGAATATGCTAAATACTGGAGCTATGACTTCACCAGCACAAATCATAGAAAGAGACTATGGAACTCTTGGTCTTAAATATGATGCACAAGGAAACTTGGTAGCCGCTGAATTTAATACGGGAATAAAATCAGATATGATGCAAGCAAACCTGCAAACAACATTTTCTCAATCCAGAAACGATGTTATATCAACTGCTTGGAACGCAGTCTGGGGTAATAGCCAGACATATCAAAAAGCTTATCAATCTACATCTGCTATAACAGAGCAGTTTTTAAAAGACTACACATCTGGAACGGGTATAGAGGATAGAGCTTCATTTGATAATAGGGCAGAAGTAAAAGAAGCCTTTACAGATGCAAAAGAGTTAAGAGATACACTAACGGAAGAATATGGACTATCAAAAGATAAAGCTAATCAGTTTGTTGCAGAATTTACGACAGGGTTAAGTGCAGCAGCTGCTAAAAACGGCGGTAAGTTGGATATTAATACCGTTAAAGATGTATTTAAAAGTGTTCTATCTAAATTTAAAGCAGATGGTTCTGTTGGTGCTAAAGGAATTGAAAATTTTGAGGAAACAGAGGCTTGGAAAGAAGCTACTCAATATGCAGATAATAAGTCCTATCAAATTGTTCAAGATACAGCTTTATCATATACAACAAGTCATAATGCATATTTCAACAGGGTAAAACAAGAAAAAGGAGCGGAACTTCAGGATGTTTCTTATCAAGACTTACAACAGTTCCATGAGAATTGGCAAAAAGCAGAACAGATTACAGCACAAATTAATAGGGCATTTAATCAAACACAAACGGAGCTTGGAAGTTTAAATACAAATAACCTAATAGGATTTATTAGATGGATGAATGGAGGACATATAGATAAGCAGAAAGAAACTATGATGATGGATAGAATTCTTACAGCTGTGGCTAATAATGACAAGCCATTTTTAGATAATTTGTCAAAAGCCTATACTGCTTATGTTATGGAAATGCAAGGGATGACAGATGTATCTCCAGGGGTATCAAAATTTTTCACTCAAAAGCAGGCTTTCCTAAATATGGTTCAGGGTCAGGTAGATAATGCCGCAGTTAACATAGCTACTCATTTTAATCAGCACTACGAAGGGATAAATACACTAAGAAATATGGCAGGTGTTAGTCCATACCAGAACCTTCAAGCTGAAGCTGGAGACAGATTTGCTTATGTTGGTTCAAATCAAGCAAGTATTGAAAATGGTGTTTATGCTGGAAAAGGGAATATAAAGCCTATCAGTAAGCCTCAATGGACTGGAGAAGTGGAGCAATATACAAAAGACCCCACAAATCCGATAGAGCTTGGAAAAAACATAGTTAACTATGGAAAGGAGCATGGGGCTTGGGGAACTGCAATGGCTGTGGGAACTGGAAGTGTTATTTTGGGAACTGCTATGGAATATGCACCTTGGGCTAAACAAGCATTTGATACAATGAAAAGTGGAGCTTCAAAAGTATGGACAACTATTAGAACTGCTGAACCAATAGCAGAAATGGGAACGGGTAGATGGGCACAGTTTGCAGCTGGAGGCAGGTTATTAACTATTCCTGTTGGAACTACTGCTGGTGTAGCAATGGCGGCAACGACAGTTCCTCTTGCGGCAGTGGGAGGCTGGGCAATAGGAACAGCTATAAACAATAAATGGGGAGATGACATTTATAACAACTTTACTGAACCAGTCTTGGACTGGATTGGTGAAAAAACAGGATGGTGGAAACCAGTAGGAGGGAACAAGTGA
- a CDS encoding conjugal transfer protein TraH: MKKLIASLAFASLLIAPTKADINATLDKIVGSSYYLPPGEIKSPTTNTYTLGSYSFRLRNDLLNRPVLSLRPPQATFSCSGADFDAGMLSMLNLNTFGDMLSQAGTSVAWGIMIGLVYSLPGIGDAFQKLNEWARMFQQLISNSCMIGTQIGKNLGSSIWESGRTNAQGKGVASGSVSSFEAAQKEFIDLIKTTGEIKKFFGTIPYGPLYEGGWTDTETADLVASLFGVLEWRAVDTAGNDCTDTSCLKNAKIKVVYYPPLTNNLQDIINGATMQIYHCNWGYDTNIGTFKCNGGVEVSNKDIPEGLRQKIVNRIDGIVDDIIDGTFMANPDDAQWIKSVPLPNFPEVINYLAILKKQGFTSQYNSALYGVSELISSMMLKVLIDNAYASLSSIGRYFTNKDMPKDLAGAQQNITKVKAQIDDYIQKNIQSNYITIQVASQTYRSIKSAVEKGFVDKFGQTAYLFMR, from the coding sequence ATGAAAAAACTGATAGCTTCTTTAGCTTTTGCTTCTTTATTAATAGCACCCACAAAGGCGGATATAAATGCAACTTTAGATAAGATTGTAGGCAGTTCCTATTATCTACCACCGGGAGAGATAAAGTCCCCTACTACTAACACATATACACTTGGTTCATATTCATTTAGGCTTAGAAATGACCTTCTCAATAGACCTGTATTGAGTTTAAGACCACCGCAAGCAACATTCAGCTGTTCTGGAGCAGATTTTGATGCAGGAATGTTATCTATGCTTAACTTAAATACTTTTGGGGATATGTTAAGCCAAGCGGGAACAAGTGTTGCTTGGGGAATAATGATAGGGCTTGTTTATTCACTACCCGGTATAGGAGATGCATTCCAAAAACTGAACGAATGGGCAAGAATGTTTCAACAGCTTATATCAAACAGCTGTATGATTGGAACACAAATTGGTAAAAACTTGGGAAGTTCTATATGGGAAAGCGGTAGAACTAATGCACAGGGCAAAGGTGTGGCTTCTGGTAGTGTATCCTCTTTTGAAGCTGCACAAAAGGAGTTTATTGACCTAATAAAAACCACAGGGGAAATTAAAAAATTCTTTGGGACTATACCTTATGGTCCTTTGTATGAAGGTGGATGGACAGATACAGAAACAGCTGATTTAGTAGCTTCACTATTTGGTGTTTTAGAATGGAGAGCGGTAGATACAGCTGGTAATGACTGCACAGATACATCTTGCTTGAAAAATGCCAAAATCAAGGTGGTTTACTATCCACCACTTACAAACAATCTGCAAGATATTATTAACGGAGCTACAATGCAAATATATCACTGCAACTGGGGATATGACACAAACATAGGAACTTTTAAATGCAATGGTGGTGTTGAAGTTTCTAATAAAGACATACCAGAAGGTCTAAGACAAAAAATAGTTAATAGAATAGATGGAATAGTTGATGACATTATTGATGGAACTTTTATGGCAAATCCTGATGATGCTCAATGGATAAAATCTGTGCCTTTGCCAAACTTTCCAGAGGTTATAAACTATTTGGCAATACTGAAAAAACAAGGTTTTACTTCACAGTATAATTCTGCTCTTTATGGAGTTTCAGAGTTAATATCATCAATGATGTTGAAAGTATTAATTGATAATGCCTATGCTTCTTTATCTTCAATCGGGAGATACTTTACAAATAAAGATATGCCTAAAGACTTGGCAGGTGCCCAGCAAAACATTACAAAAGTAAAAGCACAGATAGATGATTATATTCAAAAGAATATTCAGTCTAACTACATAACTATACAGGTGGCTTCCCAGACATATAGGAGTATCAAATCAGCAGTAGAGAAAGGTTTTGTTGATAAATTTGGACAAACAGCATATCTGTTTATGAGGTAA
- the traF gene encoding conjugal transfer protein TraF, with translation MRVLLLVCFLIGSALAFDKPDKGWFFYEDPEKPKKETVKKVEKKIEKPKEKKKEKPKKVEKPKPKPQPQQVVKKKKEDKFVFPVRPDAPQPVKEFLLNPNRETAEKFLAWQYQYFQHLQKIGFALREAYLAKGPQVYPIRGYPESELASKLYFNDYRKHLIAKAIKRLKNRFGLIIFYSGKCKVCQQELPILLGLRQIYGITMRAVNVDGNMIDLPIKQVYNPQLAKQYGITRVPTVVAVLEKKDGTVKQSVVGVGLMTADTILSMITQFLILEGEIKGSELNFYFSRNVVNEVK, from the coding sequence ATGAGGGTTTTACTGCTTGTTTGCTTTCTTATAGGTTCTGCACTTGCTTTTGACAAGCCAGATAAAGGCTGGTTTTTCTATGAAGACCCAGAGAAACCGAAAAAGGAAACTGTTAAGAAAGTAGAGAAAAAGATTGAAAAGCCAAAGGAAAAGAAAAAAGAAAAGCCGAAGAAAGTAGAAAAACCAAAACCCAAGCCGCAACCACAACAAGTTGTAAAGAAGAAAAAAGAAGATAAATTTGTTTTCCCAGTTAGACCTGATGCACCACAGCCAGTAAAAGAGTTCTTACTAAATCCAAATAGAGAAACAGCAGAAAAGTTTTTAGCTTGGCAGTATCAATATTTTCAACATCTACAAAAAATAGGTTTTGCATTAAGGGAAGCATATTTAGCTAAAGGACCACAGGTTTATCCTATTCGTGGATACCCTGAAAGTGAGCTTGCCTCAAAACTTTACTTCAATGATTACAGGAAACACCTAATAGCTAAGGCTATTAAAAGACTTAAGAACAGATTTGGTTTAATCATTTTTTATAGCGGAAAGTGTAAAGTTTGCCAGCAGGAATTACCGATACTGCTTGGTTTAAGACAGATATATGGCATAACAATGAGAGCTGTCAATGTAGATGGGAATATGATTGACCTGCCGATAAAGCAGGTTTACAATCCACAGCTTGCTAAACAATATGGGATAACCAGAGTTCCTACTGTTGTGGCAGTATTGGAAAAGAAAGATGGAACAGTTAAACAATCTGTCGTAGGTGTGGGTCTTATGACAGCTGATACTATACTTTCAATGATTACACAGTTTCTAATTCTTGAAGGAGAAATAAAGGGTTCAGAATTAAACTTTTACTTTTCAAGAAATGTAGTTAACGAGGTGAAGTAA
- the traC gene encoding type IV secretion system protein TraC: MITKIKELFLGENLEKYGTERRIINALIRNRVRAADYISVLEEKDNIFLTKEGFGFAFYLTLPAFLGQRQEEAFETFLNHDYPDGTVINFMAFSSSNIKPFLDYWEQEHSAENVDIDNPGILKYIIKKRKEYLLNAVNNSFWEDVEAKPRIIYNIMSVHIPFESDNPDVVRIQFRRIRKLANRIREAIRAEGFGCDFANADMMLAIYKEILNPELQGAIKYQKGLDFNRQVLDRNTTLRLVGGLESDLEVANDEKKKYWRGFWFSQYPNEMTLWKFSNILFPYDDTNPSPIIPTDFFMCMQVKVEDIEKRQTKITAKAIQMQDQAEKSEFARWIPKIKRRGEYAKYIKEVIEDGKVPYSASMYLFISADNPEHLDDIASGAVQRFVSKKFKLAREIDASLFNVLMECLPLNQIKEREEFFINYSTLFDANIASLMPFQGTSLGSKRPITLYLDRKYSLWGFDPFHSDTNFNIVKIAASGGGKSFSENDFHVLNLSAGRKIRVIDIGWSYKPLCSLLGGEYIELDDERNPCFNPFTHIIEDEKGNIHEDELAVLIPFVGLLAGLDLNPEALISNEDNLMARYCSFIARAITNAYKSYGNKTGLKEVVEELQKLEDDTGDNIPQKLSQALYEFSHGHYARYFNGENNIHYSKDYVVLELEQIENKDPRLKQAILYSLILRIFREFFLAHLRKDYSRKFLVVDEAWSILRESKAGYFLETAARRFRKYGCSLVVITQKIEDLLASPATRAIYANSAHLMILKPSEQDIEDAKSEKRLPVSDFEKELILSLTTVPGKFSELIIRNSVLGTVVGRLIVDRYSYWTFTTNDAERRVRTELLEELKNYELVLETLAKRMPIGEILEKLGYITGEQKQLILWLQSNHPKYKGKLFGEIATELGFVSKEKVIEATEKQKNISLQLKQLVEAYKKK, translated from the coding sequence ATGATAACTAAAATCAAGGAGCTGTTTTTAGGGGAAAATTTAGAAAAATACGGAACTGAAAGAAGAATAATTAATGCTTTGATAAGAAACAGGGTAAGAGCCGCAGACTATATTTCTGTTTTGGAAGAAAAAGACAATATATTTCTGACCAAAGAAGGTTTTGGCTTTGCATTTTACTTGACACTTCCAGCTTTTCTTGGGCAAAGACAGGAAGAAGCCTTTGAGACATTCTTGAACCATGATTATCCAGACGGAACGGTAATAAACTTTATGGCTTTTTCATCTTCAAACATAAAGCCGTTTTTGGATTATTGGGAACAGGAGCATAGTGCTGAAAATGTAGATATAGATAACCCCGGTATTCTGAAGTATATAATCAAAAAAAGAAAAGAATACCTGCTAAATGCTGTAAATAATAGCTTTTGGGAAGATGTAGAGGCAAAGCCAAGGATAATATACAACATCATGTCGGTTCATATTCCTTTTGAAAGCGATAATCCTGATGTGGTTAGGATACAATTCAGGAGAATAAGGAAACTTGCAAACAGAATAAGGGAAGCAATAAGGGCAGAAGGTTTCGGATGCGATTTTGCAAATGCTGATATGATGCTTGCAATTTACAAAGAGATATTAAATCCAGAACTTCAAGGAGCTATTAAATATCAAAAGGGGCTTGATTTTAATAGACAGGTTCTTGACAGAAACACAACACTACGGCTTGTAGGTGGGCTGGAAAGTGATTTAGAGGTTGCAAATGATGAGAAAAAGAAATACTGGAGAGGCTTCTGGTTTAGCCAGTATCCAAATGAAATGACATTGTGGAAATTTTCCAATATTTTGTTTCCTTATGATGATACTAATCCAAGTCCGATTATACCCACTGATTTTTTCATGTGTATGCAGGTCAAGGTAGAAGATATAGAAAAAAGGCAAACGAAAATAACCGCAAAAGCTATTCAAATGCAAGACCAAGCTGAAAAATCAGAGTTTGCAAGATGGATACCAAAGATAAAAAGAAGGGGAGAGTATGCCAAGTATATAAAAGAAGTTATAGAAGATGGTAAAGTTCCTTATAGTGCTTCCATGTATCTGTTTATAAGTGCAGATAACCCAGAGCATTTAGATGATATAGCCTCTGGAGCTGTTCAAAGATTTGTTTCAAAGAAATTTAAGCTTGCAAGGGAAATAGATGCCTCACTTTTCAATGTATTGATGGAATGTTTACCCTTAAACCAGATAAAAGAAAGAGAAGAATTTTTTATTAACTATTCCACTTTGTTTGATGCAAATATAGCTTCCTTAATGCCATTTCAAGGGACAAGTTTAGGTTCTAAAAGACCAATAACTCTATATCTGGATAGGAAATACAGCCTTTGGGGATTTGACCCTTTTCATTCAGACACAAATTTCAATATCGTAAAGATAGCCGCTTCTGGTGGTGGTAAATCTTTCTCGGAAAATGACTTCCACGTGCTTAATCTGTCAGCTGGTAGAAAAATAAGAGTTATAGATATAGGATGGTCCTATAAACCACTTTGTAGTCTTTTAGGTGGTGAGTATATAGAACTTGATGATGAGAGAAACCCTTGTTTTAATCCATTTACTCATATTATTGAAGATGAAAAAGGAAATATCCATGAAGATGAACTTGCCGTATTAATCCCATTTGTCGGACTACTTGCAGGTTTAGATTTAAATCCTGAAGCTCTCATATCAAATGAAGATAACTTAATGGCAAGATATTGTTCATTCATAGCAAGGGCTATTACAAATGCTTATAAAAGCTACGGCAACAAAACAGGTCTGAAAGAAGTAGTTGAGGAACTGCAAAAACTTGAAGATGATACTGGAGACAATATTCCACAAAAACTATCTCAAGCCTTGTATGAGTTTTCACATGGGCATTATGCAAGATATTTCAATGGTGAAAATAATATCCACTATTCAAAGGATTATGTTGTATTAGAACTTGAACAGATAGAAAACAAAGACCCAAGGCTAAAACAGGCTATTCTTTATTCATTAATACTACGGATATTTAGAGAATTTTTCCTTGCACATTTAAGGAAAGACTACTCAAGAAAATTCCTTGTCGTTGACGAGGCGTGGTCAATTTTAAGAGAGAGCAAAGCTGGATATTTCCTTGAAACAGCTGCAAGAAGATTTAGAAAGTATGGTTGTTCTCTTGTAGTTATTACACAGAAAATAGAGGACTTGCTTGCTTCTCCAGCGACAAGGGCAATATATGCAAACTCTGCACATCTTATGATACTAAAGCCTTCGGAACAGGATATTGAGGATGCAAAGAGTGAAAAAAGGCTTCCTGTATCTGATTTTGAAAAGGAACTGATACTATCTCTTACTACCGTTCCAGGGAAGTTTTCGGAGTTAATCATAAGAAACTCTGTTCTGGGAACTGTTGTAGGTAGGTTAATAGTTGACAGATACTCATACTGGACATTTACGACGAACGATGCTGAAAGAAGAGTTAGAACCGAATTATTGGAAGAATTGAAAAACTATGAGCTTGTTCTGGAAACACTGGCTAAAAGAATGCCGATAGGGGAGATACTGGAAAAACTTGGATACATTACTGGAGAACAAAAACAGCTAATTTTATGGCTTCAATCCAATCATCCAAAATATAAGGGTAAGCTATTTGGAGAAATAGCTACTGAACTTGGGTTCGTCAGCAAAGAAAAGGTTATAGAAGCAACAGAAAAACAAAAAAACATATCACTCCAGCTAAAACAACTTGTAGAAGCCTATAAGAAGAAGTAG